The nucleotide window GGCTGCTCCACGACGATGTCGGGCGACACGCCAAGCGCCTGGATCGAGCGACCGGATGGCGTGTAGTAGCGCGCCGTGGTCAGTCGCATCGCGCCATCGCCGCGCACCGGCATCACCGTCTGCACCGACCCCTTGCCGAAGGACTTGGTGCCCACGACCACCGCGCGGCGATGATCCTGCAGCGCGCCCGCGACGATTTCCGAGGCCGAGGCCGAGCCACCGTTGATCAGAACGACCATCGGCTTGCCGTCGGTCAGATCGCCCTCGGTCGCGTTGTAGCGATCGCCATCCTGCGGATCCCGGCCGCGGGTCGAGACGATCTCGCCCTTGTCGAGGAACGCGTCCGACACCTTGATCGCCTGCGTCAGCAGGCCGCCGGGGTTGTTGCGCAGGTCGAGCACCACGCCGTTGACCGCGTCCGGGCCACCGGCTTCCTCGATCCGCTCCGCGAGCCCCTCGGAGAGGTTCGGGAAGGTCTGGTCGTTGAAGGTGGTGACGCGCAGCACCACGGTATCGCCCTCGAGACGGGTCCGCACCGCGGTGAGCGTGATCGTGTCGCGCACGATGGTCACGTCGAAGGGCTCTTCCTCGCCCTCGCGCACCACGGTGACGACGATCTCGGAGCCGACCGGGCCGCGCATCAGGTCGACCGCGTCGTCGAGCGTCAGACCCAGCACGGATTCACCGTCGACATGGGTGATGAAATCTCCGGCCTCGATGCCGGCCTCGTCGGCGGGCGTGCCGTCGATGGGCGAGACCACCTTCACGAAGCCGTCTTCCTGCGTCACCTCGATGCCGAGACCGCCGAACTCGCCGCGCGTCTGCACGCGCATGTCCTCGGCATCATCGGGGGCGAGGTAGCTCGAATGCGGGTCGAGCGACGTGAGCATGCCGTTGATCGCGGCCTCGATCAGGTCGCCCTCGTCGACTTCTTCCACATACTGCGCGCGGATGCGCTCGAAGATGTCGCCGAACAGGTCGAGCTGCTCGTAGACGCTGGCGGATCTGTCGGTTTCCTGGGCCAGCAGCGGGCCGACGAATTGCGTGGTCGCCAGAACACCGGCGACCGTGCCGCCCACCGCGGCCATCAGAAACTTGTTCATGCCCATATCATCCCTTGTCGCTTGTGAACCACGTGAGCGGGTCCACGGGTCTGTCGCCCTGTCTGACCTCTATATAGAGCGTTTCCGTGCGTCCAGCGCCACCCCCATCAACAGATGGTGACGGATTGTCCCCCTCGAAACTGCCGCCCATCATCCCGACCGGGCTGCCTTCGGGCAGAACCTGCCCGGCCCGGCCGTAGGCGGCGTCGAGCCCCGCGAGAACGAACAGCAGGTCGGGCTCGGGCTCGAGAATCGTCACCAGCCCGTAGTCGAGCAGCGGCCCGCTGTAGCGCACCGTCGCGGCCACCGGCGTGGTGACCAGCGCCTCGGGCTGGGTCGCCACGAGGATGCCGGGCCGGGTCACGCCCGCCGCGTCGGCCTCTCCGGCGCGGCGCAGGACCTGTCCCTGCACCGGCAGCGGCAGCGCGCCCTTGCGGTCCGCGATCGGCGGCAGCCCCGCGGGCCGTTCGTTGTCGGCGATCTGAGACAGGCCGCTGGCAAAGCCGTCGAGCGTTTCCGTCGAGGAGATCAGGATCGCGGTCTTGATCGGATCCTCGGTGAAGCGTGTCGGCAGGTCGGTGCGGTCGGCCACCGCCTGGCTGAGCGCGGTGCGCGCCTGCTGCACCCCGGCCAGCCCCTCCTTCAGGGTTTCGGCGGCGCTTTCCTGCAGGCTGCGCAGGGCGGTGACCTCTTCGAGATCGGCCCGGACGCGCTGCGCCTCGGCGGCGAGCCCCGGTGTCACCGAGGCCAGCATCATGCCGGAGCGCGCGGCGCCCACCGGCCCCTGCGGGTGCAGCATGGCGACCGGAGCGGCGCGCTCTCCCATCCGAGACATGCCCGACAGCACCCCCAGGAGCTGCGCGATCTCGCCCTCCTGCCGGGAAAGGCGGCGGCTGAGCTCGGTCTCGCGGATGGCGGCCTCGCGCAGGCCCTCGCGCATGGCGGCGAGGCCCGACTCGTAGGCCTGCACCGTGCCGGTCAGGGCCCGCACCCGGTCACGGGCGCTCTCGGCCTCGTCGAGCCGCACCGAGGCCTGCTCGAGCGCCCGGGCCGCCGCGCGGGCGGCCTCTGCCGGGTCCTGCGCGAGCGCCGGCGCCGCCAGCAGCGAGAGGATCAGCGCCAGCCG belongs to Salipiger profundus and includes:
- a CDS encoding S41 family peptidase; this translates as MNKFLMAAVGGTVAGVLATTQFVGPLLAQETDRSASVYEQLDLFGDIFERIRAQYVEEVDEGDLIEAAINGMLTSLDPHSSYLAPDDAEDMRVQTRGEFGGLGIEVTQEDGFVKVVSPIDGTPADEAGIEAGDFITHVDGESVLGLTLDDAVDLMRGPVGSEIVVTVVREGEEEPFDVTIVRDTITLTAVRTRLEGDTVVLRVTTFNDQTFPNLSEGLAERIEEAGGPDAVNGVVLDLRNNPGGLLTQAIKVSDAFLDKGEIVSTRGRDPQDGDRYNATEGDLTDGKPMVVLINGGSASASEIVAGALQDHRRAVVVGTKSFGKGSVQTVMPVRGDGAMRLTTARYYTPSGRSIQALGVSPDIVVEQPSPRAEDDEEEQGRSPFSRSEADLRGRLDNDSLSEEEIRQIEEDRAKAEAAAALREEDYQLAYAIDILKGLTVLEKEQQD
- a CDS encoding murein hydrolase activator EnvC family protein; this encodes MRRLALILSLLAAPALAQDPAEAARAAARALEQASVRLDEAESARDRVRALTGTVQAYESGLAAMREGLREAAIRETELSRRLSRQEGEIAQLLGVLSGMSRMGERAAPVAMLHPQGPVGAARSGMMLASVTPGLAAEAQRVRADLEEVTALRSLQESAAETLKEGLAGVQQARTALSQAVADRTDLPTRFTEDPIKTAILISSTETLDGFASGLSQIADNERPAGLPPIADRKGALPLPVQGQVLRRAGEADAAGVTRPGILVATQPEALVTTPVAATVRYSGPLLDYGLVTILEPEPDLLFVLAGLDAAYGRAGQVLPEGSPVGMMGGSFEGDNPSPSVDGGGAGRTETLYIEVRQGDRPVDPLTWFTSDKG